TGCATCGCGGCCCACAGCCACACGGCAGCAAATCGGGCATCCCGCCCCAAGCATGCACGCATGACGTGCAGGGATCAATCCCGCGATGGATTGCATTTTCCGTACCCTGCGCAGTTGGCCGCGCTTTCGGCGGGACATTGGCACAAAGTCACCAGACTGGCTTCAGGGCCGGGTATCCAGCCGGTTCAAGGGCGCGGTCTGCGCCTTGCCCGGGACGCAGGGCGCACGGTTGAATTCATCCAGCACCACCTGATCCTCCATCTCGCGCAGGCAGCGCACCAGATCCAGAACCGAGCGCATGTTCACATGCGCCATGGCCAGCAGCGTACCGCCCCCCCCCGCAGGCTTGCCTCTGCGACGCGATACCTTGCAGGACGGAAAATCGACGATCTGGCTCATGAAGGCCCCCTTGGCTGACAAGAGGACTTCAGGAGATATTGGTTAATAATTGGTTGAAATTCGCTTGATCCGCCCAGCATCCCGGCACAGGTGTCAGCCCCGCGACACGGGTTCGCGCTGGATTGCCAGCAGCGTGATGTCATCGGCCTGCGAGGCGCCATCGGCGAAGCTGTCGATATCCTGCTGGATCGCCTGAACCAGATCCTGCACCGCGATGCGCCCATGACGACCGGCGATCTCTTGCGCGCGGGCATCGCCCAGCAATTCGCCGTCGGGATTCTGCGCCTCGTCGAACCCGTCGCTGAAGACCAGCAGCGTGTCCTCGGGGCCGATTTCCAGTGGCGCGGTCTGGAACGGAAAGTCGTCGAAGGCCCCGAGCACGATGTTGTTGGGCGGCGTGATATGGCGGGCGCCGCCGTCCGGGCCAACCACGAAGGGCTGGCAATGCCCGCAGTTCACGCAGGTTCCCTGCCCGGTCGCAGGGTCGATGGCCGCAAGGAACAGGGTGATGAACAGGTCCTCTGTATTGTGTTCGCAAAGCTGGTCATTGGTGGCGCCGACGATCTCGGCCAGGTCCGAGAACTTGCTGGCATTGGCGCGCAGCACCATGCTGGACCGTGCCGCGAACAGGGCCGGGCCGATGCCCTTGCCCGAGACATCCGCGATCAGCAGCGCGATCCGCCCGTCCTGCATCTCGAACAGGTCGAAGAAATCACCGCCGACCTCTTCGGCCGGCTGCATGGACCCGAACAGCGAAAGGCCGGGAGCGAGGTCGAATTTCGACGGCACCAGAGATTGCTGCACATTGCGCGCCGCAGCCAGTTGGCTGTCCAGCTTGACCAGCCGGTCGCGCGCCTCCTGCCCTGCCCGCACCCGTTCCACCGTGTCGATCAACGCCGAGATCTCGGCGGAGGCTTCCATCGGTTTCAGGGTCAGGCTGGTCGACCCGTCGGCCATCTGCTGCAGCAGCTTGACCACCGCGCCAAGCGGACGGAAGGACACCCGCACGACCCGCATCAGCGTGCCGAGCGTCAGCAGGATCGCCAGCACCAGCGTGACGGCCGCGACACTCCCGTAGATGAAATGCCGCTGGCTGGAGGCGGTCACGTCGCGCAGGCTGATGAATTCGCCCAATTGGTCGCCATTGCCATTCAGCAACGGGATCGCGGCGGTGATGTAGCGGGCCCCGTCGTCGCGGAAACTGACGCTGGAGGCGACGCCGGAACAGCAGGTCGCGACCATATCGGACAGGCGCGCCGGGGCGGGGCGGTTCATCTGGATGCCCGAGGGCGTCAGCACGCCGATTGCGGCGGCAGAGCTGAAGAAACGCCCCGTGCGCCCCAGCAGATCCAGTGAGGTCACCACTGTGCCGGTGACCCGGTTGCCTTGCCGCACCGGTTCCACGGCAGCCAGACGAAGCGCGCCCTCGGCGGTGGGGTTCAGCCCGTTCTCGGCCTTGTCGGCCTCGATCGCATCACCGGTCAGGGCCGAGCCGAGCCGCGCGGCCACCCCGCCCCGCGCATCGAGGATCGTCACCGCCAGCCGCGCGCCGGTGGCATCCGTCGCCGCCGCAACCAGGGATCGCAACTGCGCCAGGGCGGTCTCGTCGCTGCTGGCCAGCACCGCATCCATCGCCGGCTGGTTGGCCAGATCCGAGGCGATGCGATGCAGCAGCGCCGTGTCGAGATCGATCACCGTGGACAGCAGTTCCTCGCTGCTGGCCAGCTGATCGGCGGCATAGCGTTCGCGTTGCAGCGTCGCGCGCCCCTCCGCGTAAAGCAGCAGGATCGCCGTGACGATCAGCAGGGCCGCCGTGGCAATCAACGCAATACGGCCGCGAAGGGAATGGGTCCTCAGCATTGGATCTACCGCCGATACAGCATCTGGGGCCGCGCCATGTCCATCCCGCGCCACCCGCTGGCCAGCAGATGCCGGTGGTCCTCCAGGTCCCCATCCGGCGGCAGGGTCAGGGCCTGCGTTTCGCCCGCGCCCAGTGCCCCCCAGCCCTTGGCGGGGCGTTCCACGATGAAGCGGTGGCGCTGGTAATAGCTGAAATCATGGCTCACCACCGCAAAGCCATCGCCCAGCAGATTGGTCAGCGAAGCATGGTTCCAGGGCGAGACAAAGGCCTTGGCGCCGCCAAATCCGGCCGCGAACAGGGCCGCGCATCGCAGGCGGATCATCCGCCTCTGCCAGCCCTGGCCGCGCAGCCCGGCGCGCAAGGCGGTGCCGAACAACAAGCCCTTGTCGTCCTCCCCGGCAAACAATCCGGCCATCTGCGCGGCCGGACCGACCACGGAATAGCCTTCGGGGATGTCGTGGCGCAGGATCTGAAGGATCACCGCGCCCCGTTCCCGTATCGAGGCGAAGAAGGCCGCGTCCTGCAGGCCGAAGACATCGAGACCGACGAATGCCGCCGCTTCGGCGCTGATGGCCGCAAGCGCGTCGAAATCCTTCGGCCCCGCCAGCGCCAGGCGCTGCCCCGGCGGGCACTGGGCCTGCGCGGCCTTCAGACCGGCCTGCATGGCGTCTTCCAGTCCGGTCATCTAGCGGCTGCCATCGACGATTTCGGCGTAGTCCATCAACGACATCGCCGGCAGGATGCCAAGGCGCTGTGCCACGTCCAGACGCACGCGGTAGGAAAATCTCGGCAGGGTTTCGGCCGGGATGGTACCGGGATCGACGCCTTGGAACAGCACCTGTTCGGCCTTCTGCGCCGCGAAACGCCCCACGTCGTAGTAGGGTGCGACCAGGCCATAAAGCGCGTCCGACGAGGCAAGCGGCACCTCGGTCGCGGCGAAGGTGGCCAGCCCTTCGGCATTGGCCGCATCCGCGATTTCGGCGGCGTATTCGCCAAGGAAGGAATCCGGACCGAGGTACAGGAACTGTGGACCGGCGGCGGCCGCTTCGGCCACAAGCGCCGGTATCGTGGTCGGATCGGGCTGGCCTTCGCCATCCAGTGGGACCTTGTAGCTGTCGATCCGCAGCCCGTAGGATTCCCCGATGGCGCGCAGTTGCGCAACTGCCTGGACCGAATTCACTTCGGCATCGGTATAAATCACGGCGATGCGGTCGACGGGCATATAGGCCTGCATCGCCTGGATCTGGGTCTCCATCGGCACCACGTGGCTGACCCCGGTCACATTGCGCCCGCTCAACTGGCTTTCCCCCACCACGCCGGATTCCACAGGCTGCGAGACCATGGCGAAGACGATGGGCCGATCTGTGATCTGTGGCGGATAGTCCGCAGCCCCGGCCACACCCGGATCCCGGCCCGCGATGCCAAGCGTGTTCGGTGTGCCCCAGGAGTAAACCAGATCGGGGTCGGCCGCCTCGATCTGCTTCAGGATCCCGGGCAGATGCGAGACATCGCGATCGAC
The Pseudooceanicola algae genome window above contains:
- a CDS encoding PP2C family protein-serine/threonine phosphatase, translated to MLRTHSLRGRIALIATAALLIVTAILLLYAEGRATLQRERYAADQLASSEELLSTVIDLDTALLHRIASDLANQPAMDAVLASSDETALAQLRSLVAAATDATGARLAVTILDARGGVAARLGSALTGDAIEADKAENGLNPTAEGALRLAAVEPVRQGNRVTGTVVTSLDLLGRTGRFFSSAAAIGVLTPSGIQMNRPAPARLSDMVATCCSGVASSVSFRDDGARYITAAIPLLNGNGDQLGEFISLRDVTASSQRHFIYGSVAAVTLVLAILLTLGTLMRVVRVSFRPLGAVVKLLQQMADGSTSLTLKPMEASAEISALIDTVERVRAGQEARDRLVKLDSQLAAARNVQQSLVPSKFDLAPGLSLFGSMQPAEEVGGDFFDLFEMQDGRIALLIADVSGKGIGPALFAARSSMVLRANASKFSDLAEIVGATNDQLCEHNTEDLFITLFLAAIDPATGQGTCVNCGHCQPFVVGPDGGARHITPPNNIVLGAFDDFPFQTAPLEIGPEDTLLVFSDGFDEAQNPDGELLGDARAQEIAGRHGRIAVQDLVQAIQQDIDSFADGASQADDITLLAIQREPVSRG
- a CDS encoding ABC transporter substrate binding protein encodes the protein MRCLSVPDYTLSRCRRALRSLLTVASLAILPVGAHAQEPKSIFMVLWRGETEVEQGFRDYFAERDLPVTYQVVSVDRDVSHLPGILKQIEAADPDLVYSWGTPNTLGIAGRDPGVAGAADYPPQITDRPIVFAMVSQPVESGVVGESQLSGRNVTGVSHVVPMETQIQAMQAYMPVDRIAVIYTDAEVNSVQAVAQLRAIGESYGLRIDSYKVPLDGEGQPDPTTIPALVAEAAAAGPQFLYLGPDSFLGEYAAEIADAANAEGLATFAATEVPLASSDALYGLVAPYYDVGRFAAQKAEQVLFQGVDPGTIPAETLPRFSYRVRLDVAQRLGILPAMSLMDYAEIVDGSR